From bacterium (Candidatus Blackallbacteria) CG13_big_fil_rev_8_21_14_2_50_49_14, a single genomic window includes:
- a CDS encoding class I SAM-dependent methyltransferase, translated as MSQSENRQHWEAMAPRWKAWWGRYKPVSQPVSDHLVQRAELQTGQRVLDLATGMGEPALSFARALGPEGFVLGIDQSPQMIEWAQAEAEQAGLKNLRFEVQNAESLDLGEEAPFDALVSRWGLMFCSDPAGTLRNAARWLKPQGKLAAAVWCAPDEVPMIELASQVLERELGLVLHRPAPGPFSLADQNKLKEILAQAGFEQIQLEKVPIVLPCGSAQDYLLDRAQLLQPLAEALANMSPAERSHYDQALETAVEPWRQGDEVHLVNQALCICARKSK; from the coding sequence ATGAGTCAAAGCGAGAACCGTCAACATTGGGAAGCCATGGCCCCGCGCTGGAAAGCCTGGTGGGGACGTTATAAACCTGTCTCACAGCCCGTATCCGATCATTTAGTTCAAAGAGCTGAATTGCAAACCGGCCAACGTGTCCTCGATCTGGCCACAGGCATGGGAGAGCCCGCCTTGAGTTTTGCACGCGCTCTGGGGCCTGAAGGCTTTGTGCTGGGGATCGATCAATCCCCACAAATGATTGAATGGGCCCAAGCGGAGGCCGAGCAGGCAGGGCTGAAAAACCTGCGTTTTGAGGTACAGAATGCAGAAAGTCTGGATTTGGGTGAAGAAGCCCCTTTTGACGCTTTGGTTTCACGTTGGGGCTTGATGTTCTGTAGCGACCCAGCGGGCACCTTGCGCAATGCTGCCCGCTGGCTCAAACCCCAGGGAAAACTGGCTGCAGCCGTCTGGTGCGCACCTGATGAAGTTCCCATGATTGAATTGGCAAGCCAGGTTTTAGAGCGCGAATTGGGCCTTGTATTGCACCGCCCGGCCCCAGGCCCTTTCAGTCTGGCGGATCAGAACAAATTAAAAGAGATCTTAGCCCAGGCCGGTTTTGAGCAGATCCAACTCGAAAAAGTGCCCATCGTGCTGCCCTGCGGCTCAGCTCAGGATTATCTTTTGGATCGGGCCCAACTTTTACAGCCCTTGGCAGAGGCCTTGGCAAACATGAGCCCTGCCGAGCGAAGCCACTATGATCAAGCCCTGGAAACAGCCGTTGAACCCTGGCGCCAGGGAGACGAAGTGCATTTGGTCAACCAGGCCCTGTGCATCTGCGCCCGCAAAAGCAAATAA
- a CDS encoding sulfurtransferase: protein MSYLIQPATLLEILNSPEILIFDTRFALADPDQGQRAYATSHLPGALYLDLEKDLSSPVSEHGGRHPLPDQSALLETLLAKGLNQDSRVVIYDDAQNMVSGRLWWLLRWLGHEQVQVLDGGWQAWQALGYPVTTQVPEKKPGHFRPSSQPQLLASIEEVKTRSAQTLLVDARSSERYRGEQEPLDPRAGHIPGALNRPFADNLQAGNYKSTETLRQEFEALGLQPEQEIIVYCGSGVSANHTLIALEEAGYHKGRLYVGSWSDWCSYPENPVQTGPQA from the coding sequence ATGTCTTACCTGATTCAGCCCGCCACCCTGCTCGAAATTCTGAATTCTCCTGAAATTCTGATCTTTGATACCCGCTTTGCCTTAGCCGACCCGGATCAAGGGCAACGCGCCTATGCCACCAGCCATCTTCCCGGTGCACTTTATCTCGATTTAGAAAAAGATCTCTCTTCCCCTGTCAGCGAGCACGGAGGCCGCCACCCCCTGCCAGATCAGAGCGCATTGTTGGAAACCCTGCTGGCAAAAGGCTTGAATCAAGACAGCCGGGTGGTGATCTACGATGATGCCCAAAACATGGTTTCAGGGCGGCTCTGGTGGCTGCTGCGCTGGCTGGGGCATGAACAGGTTCAGGTTTTGGATGGGGGCTGGCAGGCCTGGCAAGCCTTGGGCTATCCTGTGACAACACAGGTTCCTGAAAAAAAACCCGGCCATTTCAGACCTTCTTCTCAACCTCAGCTTTTGGCTTCGATCGAAGAAGTCAAAACCCGCAGTGCCCAAACGCTTCTGGTAGATGCCCGCAGTTCAGAGCGCTACCGAGGTGAACAGGAACCGCTTGACCCCCGTGCAGGCCATATTCCCGGCGCACTGAACCGCCCTTTTGCAGACAATCTGCAGGCCGGGAACTACAAATCGACCGAAACCCTGCGGCAGGAATTTGAAGCCCTGGGTTTGCAGCCCGAACAGGAAATCATCGTTTACTGCGGTTCAGGGGTCAGTGCAAATCACACCCTGATCGCCTTGGAAGAAGCGGGTTATCACAAGGGCCGGCTCTATGTCGGCTCGTGGAGTGATTGGTGCAGCTACCCGGAAAATCCTGTACAAACAGGCCCCCAAGCCTAA